From the genome of uncultured Pseudodesulfovibrio sp., one region includes:
- a CDS encoding HAMP domain-containing sensor histidine kinase gives MKVSRLYLKILVAFILVQAVAIAAIGGLLKMGHMRPPFARHALNRSEALQQIIGMEIDGVDTITPALHTRLDRLLTVYADAYSGQAWITNERGEVVAQSYKTPPLTGEEELDLKLTTDKGDRIYFVRKGDQGSIYAYGPLVTPMGNLTVHLLNAWITRNEEVWFMEGLALMATVAALLLIPVSRRITRPMIQMTESAQQLARGDFSPRVEARRKDEMGTLARTFNHMANSLEKMVRGGRELTANLSHELRSPLARIRVSQQIVRERLEAGRTDGVTKHVRRMEEEIDHMDSLIDQIIKLSKFDLQEPPPRDDMVDMNDMLEAAAERVKPLIGDRAVRLNQHLSPVPLYRCRRSDMRIVLDNILSNAVKYSPDQGTVDIHCDSDGEAVNIRVTNPYPALTDKELEAVFSPFRRLGYDKVEGNGLGLAFARRIVEDHDGTIRADSVSQGFAITIRLPLA, from the coding sequence ATGAAAGTCAGCCGCTTGTACCTCAAGATTCTGGTGGCCTTCATTCTGGTCCAGGCAGTGGCCATCGCCGCCATCGGCGGTCTGCTCAAAATGGGGCATATGCGACCGCCATTTGCCCGACACGCCCTCAACAGAAGTGAGGCGTTGCAACAGATCATCGGCATGGAAATCGACGGCGTGGACACGATCACTCCGGCACTGCATACCCGCCTGGACCGACTGTTGACCGTCTACGCCGACGCATACAGCGGTCAGGCATGGATCACCAACGAACGCGGCGAGGTCGTGGCCCAGTCATACAAAACGCCACCGCTGACCGGCGAGGAAGAGCTGGACCTCAAGCTGACAACGGACAAGGGCGACCGCATCTATTTCGTCCGCAAGGGCGATCAGGGCTCCATCTATGCCTATGGACCGCTGGTAACGCCCATGGGCAATCTGACCGTGCACCTGCTCAATGCCTGGATCACCCGCAACGAGGAAGTCTGGTTCATGGAGGGGCTGGCTTTGATGGCTACGGTAGCCGCTCTGCTGCTCATACCGGTGTCGCGACGTATCACCCGACCCATGATTCAGATGACCGAATCGGCGCAACAGCTGGCCCGAGGGGACTTCTCACCGAGAGTCGAAGCCAGGCGCAAGGACGAGATGGGCACCCTGGCCCGGACCTTCAATCACATGGCCAACAGCCTGGAAAAGATGGTCCGGGGCGGTCGCGAACTGACCGCCAACCTGTCCCATGAGCTGCGATCCCCCCTGGCGCGGATTCGCGTATCCCAGCAGATTGTCCGGGAGCGGCTGGAAGCGGGGCGTACGGATGGCGTGACCAAACACGTCCGGCGCATGGAAGAGGAAATCGACCACATGGATTCCCTCATCGACCAGATCATCAAGCTGTCCAAGTTCGATCTGCAAGAGCCGCCGCCGCGCGACGACATGGTCGATATGAACGACATGCTCGAGGCCGCTGCCGAACGGGTCAAGCCACTCATCGGCGACCGTGCCGTCCGGCTCAACCAGCACCTCTCCCCTGTGCCCCTCTACCGCTGCCGCAGGTCGGACATGCGCATCGTCCTGGACAATATTCTGTCCAACGCCGTCAAATACAGCCCCGACCAGGGCACGGTGGACATCCATTGCGATTCCGACGGGGAAGCCGTGAACATCCGCGTAACCAACCCCTATCCCGCCCTGACAGACAAGGAACTGGAGGCCGTGTTCTCCCCGTTTCGGCGGCTGGGCTACGACAAGGTGGAAGGAAACGGGCTCGGGCTGGCCTTTGCCCGCCGTATCGTGGAGGACCACGATGGAACCATCCGCGCGGACAGCGTAAGCCAGGGGTTCGCCATCACCATAAGGCTTCCACTGGCGTGA
- a CDS encoding efflux transporter outer membrane subunit, translating into MKGKFNTAAVPAAIILLAAFLAACSPFRPDARTDGVAGLPAAYTLYSEQPTETGRWWESLGNADLNHMVETALAANFDLEQAWARLRQTGAVAVQSSADKYPTLDASGDYKHTRSHTKGTSGGTVTEETHSVGLEAGYELDLWGRIEAEAKGGQLDYQASREDVSTSAMTVAGEVVSRWLEIQSQRRKERIIEEQIKTNQTYLELIELRFRNSISTALDVYQQRQNLAKVKALLPPIKSEEQLLLNELALLMGKPAGSVTVPDAEVPEPAKLPGLGLPADLLANRPDVRSAGLALSSADWGVAAARADRLPSLTLSGSGQYTGAQLGTLFDNWILTLAGAVTGPIFDGGYRKAEVDKARAVVDERLAAYKSTVFTAFKEVEDALTEEKWQKEYLVALSAQLEASRVSLREAVSRYAQGLDDYLPVLSALMSVQDLEVTMATERNNLMLYRVALYRALGGTWTATLTDPSSETVQGAGEDVTNTNHSNNIEAKG; encoded by the coding sequence GTGAAAGGCAAATTCAATACGGCGGCCGTTCCTGCGGCGATCATCCTTCTTGCAGCGTTTCTCGCTGCCTGCTCACCATTCAGGCCGGACGCGCGCACAGACGGCGTTGCAGGGCTGCCCGCGGCGTATACCCTGTATTCCGAACAGCCGACCGAGACCGGCAGATGGTGGGAGAGTCTGGGCAACGCAGATCTGAACCACATGGTTGAGACCGCCCTGGCCGCCAACTTCGACCTCGAACAGGCCTGGGCCAGGCTGCGTCAGACCGGTGCCGTGGCCGTCCAGTCCTCCGCGGACAAGTATCCCACCTTGGATGCCTCGGGCGACTACAAACACACACGCTCCCATACCAAGGGAACCAGCGGTGGAACCGTCACCGAAGAAACACATTCCGTCGGGCTGGAGGCCGGGTATGAACTTGATCTGTGGGGCCGAATCGAGGCCGAGGCCAAGGGCGGTCAACTCGACTATCAGGCCTCCCGCGAGGACGTGAGCACCTCGGCCATGACAGTGGCAGGAGAGGTGGTCTCCCGTTGGCTGGAAATACAGTCCCAGCGGCGCAAGGAGCGGATCATCGAGGAGCAGATCAAAACCAACCAGACGTATCTTGAACTCATAGAACTGCGGTTCCGCAACTCCATATCCACGGCGCTCGATGTGTATCAGCAACGCCAGAACCTGGCCAAGGTCAAGGCGCTGTTGCCGCCGATCAAATCCGAGGAACAACTTCTGCTCAATGAACTGGCCCTGCTCATGGGCAAACCCGCCGGGTCCGTGACCGTGCCTGACGCCGAGGTTCCCGAACCCGCGAAGTTGCCCGGCCTGGGGCTGCCAGCCGATCTGTTGGCCAATCGTCCGGACGTTCGTTCCGCCGGATTGGCCCTGTCATCTGCAGATTGGGGGGTGGCCGCAGCCAGAGCCGATCGTCTGCCTTCTCTGACCCTGTCCGGTTCCGGCCAGTACACCGGAGCCCAGCTCGGCACCCTGTTCGACAATTGGATCCTGACATTGGCCGGAGCCGTGACCGGCCCCATTTTTGACGGCGGCTATCGCAAGGCCGAGGTGGACAAGGCCAGGGCCGTGGTGGACGAGCGTCTCGCCGCCTACAAGTCGACGGTCTTTACCGCTTTCAAGGAAGTGGAGGACGCACTGACCGAGGAGAAGTGGCAGAAGGAATATCTGGTCGCGCTTTCGGCTCAGCTGGAGGCATCGCGAGTCAGCCTGCGCGAGGCCGTATCCCGTTATGCCCAGGGGCTGGACGACTACCTTCCGGTCCTGAGCGCGCTCATGTCCGTACAGGACCTTGAAGTGACCATGGCTACGGAGCGGAACAACCTGATGCTGTATCGCGTTGCCTTGTATCGCGCCTTGGGAGGGACGTGGACCGCCACATTGACCGATCCATCATCCGAGACGGTTCAGGGTGCAGGTGAAGACGTAACCAATACCAATCATAGTAATAATATCGAAGCTAAGGGATAA
- the mdoH gene encoding glucans biosynthesis glucosyltransferase MdoH produces MQRDPRDSRLNFSTRKRRLILTLLILIPSALASAYVGSVLPEKGSNPLELAIIIVYSILFAWISVGFWTAIMGWFTIMRRFDRFATSRALNEPLEPGEKPRTAVLFPICNEDTPRVMAGVKTTYLSLMDTPGADQFDIHILSDSGGADKWMEEEAAWAALVEELGAQGRIFYRNRKVNLKRKSGNVADFCRRHGKNYKYMAVFDADSVMRGDTLNKMVHIMERRPRIGILQTAPACFGRDTLLGRLQQFANRAYGPMFAAGLHFWQLGDAQYWGHNALIRVEPFMRHCGLPRLSGKPPLGGDILSHDFVEAALMRRAGFEVSLAFDLTGSWEECPPNLLSELKRDRRWCQGNLQHLRLLFTEGLFPAHRVLFLNGAMSYASALLWFLFLMLSSAEAVIQAVVGPNYFTATRSLFPAWPVWQPLWALVLLGTTGILLFFPKVLSYLLIVFKTRNSKLFGGPLRLMGSMILEVGFSTLLAPIRMLFHSKFVCITLLGRKIGWGSQQRDDRATTWGEALRFHGTGVLFGLLWGGTILLYAPHFFWWIAPIVLPIVFSMPLSVLTSSDGPGRWLRKKRLLLIPEETFPDREIRDVVRYTAEMENTPVPLDLPREAGFLRALLDPGVNGLRRALLLRHERHPGDTARARSARLVEKLLEQGPTALSAGEKQCLLRDPDSLMEIHTRAWTADGDSVRKAWLKRA; encoded by the coding sequence ATGCAACGCGATCCCCGCGATTCCCGCCTGAACTTTTCCACCAGAAAGCGGCGCCTGATTCTGACCCTGCTCATTCTGATCCCTTCTGCCTTGGCCAGCGCCTACGTGGGGTCTGTCCTGCCCGAAAAGGGCTCCAACCCGCTAGAACTGGCCATCATCATCGTCTACTCCATCCTGTTTGCCTGGATATCCGTAGGATTCTGGACAGCCATCATGGGCTGGTTCACGATCATGCGCCGGTTCGACCGTTTCGCCACCAGTCGCGCCCTTAACGAGCCGCTGGAACCAGGCGAAAAGCCTCGCACGGCCGTGCTCTTCCCCATCTGCAACGAGGACACGCCCCGGGTCATGGCCGGGGTCAAGACCACTTACCTTTCTCTGATGGATACGCCTGGAGCGGATCAGTTCGACATCCATATCCTCAGCGACTCCGGCGGCGCGGACAAATGGATGGAGGAAGAGGCCGCCTGGGCCGCGCTGGTGGAGGAATTAGGCGCGCAGGGACGCATCTTCTATCGTAATCGCAAGGTCAACCTGAAACGCAAGAGCGGCAACGTGGCTGATTTCTGTCGCCGCCACGGCAAGAACTACAAATACATGGCCGTGTTCGACGCGGACAGCGTCATGCGTGGCGACACCCTGAACAAGATGGTCCACATCATGGAGCGGCGACCCAGGATCGGTATCCTGCAGACCGCGCCAGCCTGCTTCGGCCGGGACACCCTGCTCGGGCGGCTCCAACAGTTCGCTAACCGCGCTTACGGCCCCATGTTTGCGGCCGGATTGCATTTCTGGCAGTTGGGCGACGCCCAGTACTGGGGACACAACGCGCTCATCCGCGTGGAACCGTTCATGCGCCACTGCGGCCTGCCCCGGTTGTCAGGCAAACCGCCGCTGGGCGGCGATATCCTCAGCCATGACTTCGTGGAGGCCGCGCTCATGCGCCGCGCCGGATTCGAGGTCTCGCTGGCCTTCGATCTGACCGGCAGTTGGGAAGAGTGCCCTCCCAACCTGCTCTCCGAACTGAAGCGCGACCGCCGTTGGTGCCAGGGCAACCTGCAGCATCTGCGGTTGTTGTTCACCGAAGGACTCTTCCCGGCCCACCGGGTGCTCTTCCTGAATGGAGCCATGAGCTACGCCTCGGCCCTGCTGTGGTTCCTGTTCCTGATGCTCTCCTCGGCAGAAGCCGTGATCCAGGCCGTGGTCGGCCCTAACTATTTCACGGCCACGCGCTCTCTGTTCCCGGCCTGGCCCGTGTGGCAGCCTCTCTGGGCATTGGTCCTGCTCGGGACCACAGGCATACTCCTGTTCTTCCCCAAGGTGCTGAGCTACCTGCTGATCGTCTTCAAGACGCGCAACTCCAAGCTGTTCGGCGGGCCGCTTCGGCTCATGGGCAGCATGATTCTGGAAGTGGGCTTCTCCACCCTGCTGGCCCCCATCCGCATGCTCTTCCACAGCAAGTTCGTGTGCATAACTCTGCTCGGACGCAAGATAGGCTGGGGATCGCAACAACGCGACGACCGGGCGACCACCTGGGGCGAAGCCCTTCGCTTTCACGGAACCGGGGTGTTGTTCGGTCTGCTTTGGGGCGGAACCATCCTGCTCTATGCCCCGCACTTCTTCTGGTGGATCGCGCCCATCGTCCTGCCCATCGTTTTCTCCATGCCCCTGTCGGTTTTGACCAGCAGCGACGGCCCTGGCCGCTGGCTCCGCAAGAAACGTCTGTTGCTCATCCCGGAAGAGACCTTCCCGGACCGGGAAATCAGGGACGTGGTCCGATATACCGCAGAGATGGAGAACACGCCTGTACCGCTGGACCTGCCGCGTGAAGCGGGCTTCCTGCGCGCCCTTCTGGACCCGGGCGTCAACGGTCTCCGCCGCGCCCTGCTTTTGCGCCATGAACGCCATCCTGGCGACACGGCTCGCGCCCGTAGCGCACGCCTGGTGGAAAAGCTCTTGGAGCAAGGTCCCACTGCGCTTTCCGCAGGCGAGAAACAATGCCTGCTGCGCGACCCGGATTCCCTCATGGAGATCCACACACGCGCCTGGACCGCTGACGGGGACAGCGTGCGCAAGGCATGGCTCAAACGCGCCTGA
- a CDS encoding transporter substrate-binding domain-containing protein — MKMVMGSLWILILFLWASLAGAQEKLTLCSADSPPWTIKTGSSPSEIKGLAVDLMLELFRRADAQVEMVALPFKRCLDNTRSGELDGCFMTIKNAERESYAEFSEPYLSIPTYVYYSSERFGCFEWKRWEDFKPYRLGVQRGFKYGREFTEALKRHRLKVVEISDVAEGVGMLLLDRVDFVLTNEFRYDYLMQTHPQYQGRLSRSYKPIAVGRVYIAISKRSPNVAIIPKLNRILGEMRDDGTISRIVGQN; from the coding sequence ATGAAAATGGTCATGGGCAGTTTGTGGATTCTCATTCTCTTCCTATGGGCCTCCTTGGCGGGCGCACAGGAGAAATTGACGCTTTGTTCCGCCGACTCTCCACCCTGGACAATCAAGACCGGCAGTTCTCCTTCAGAAATCAAGGGATTGGCCGTGGACCTTATGCTGGAATTGTTCAGGCGGGCCGATGCACAGGTTGAAATGGTGGCCCTTCCGTTCAAGCGTTGTCTCGACAATACCCGGTCCGGCGAGCTGGACGGCTGTTTCATGACCATCAAGAATGCTGAGCGGGAATCCTACGCGGAATTTTCGGAGCCGTATCTTAGTATTCCGACGTATGTATATTACTCATCCGAAAGGTTCGGCTGTTTCGAGTGGAAGCGGTGGGAGGATTTCAAGCCCTACAGGCTGGGCGTCCAGCGCGGGTTCAAATACGGGCGTGAATTTACGGAGGCGTTGAAGCGCCACCGATTGAAGGTCGTCGAGATTTCGGATGTCGCCGAGGGCGTCGGGATGCTTTTGCTCGATCGGGTGGACTTCGTTCTGACCAACGAGTTCAGATACGACTATTTGATGCAGACGCATCCACAGTATCAGGGGCGCTTGTCCCGGTCGTATAAACCGATTGCCGTCGGCCGCGTCTACATAGCCATATCCAAACGTTCCCCTAACGTTGCCATCATTCCAAAGCTCAACCGGATTCTCGGCGAAATGCGGGACGACGGAACGATCAGCAGGATCGTGGGCCAGAACTGA
- a CDS encoding glucan biosynthesis protein yields the protein MLHTVRLPKHALWRLFLLPALILLAQAWPGIVHAETAPAEEPQGFTRQVVVEKARELSQAPFNPTQGEVPQALLNLNDAAWHDITYRPEKSLWQKENLPFQVQFFHPGLLYDRLVDVNIVDKGAVEPVAFDLSMFDYGNNHTLPEQIPPQFGFAGFSIEGWGKKSKQFHEVASFLGASYFRAIATDQVYGLSARGLAVDTAMPDGEEFPYFKEFWIEKPVKKSASLTVHALLDSKSLTGAYTFVITDGKTTSMDVTATLFLRVPVAKIGIAPLTSMFLFGENTDQRKVRDFRPEVHNSDGLLIKNDSGEWFWRPLDNPESLDINAFKADNVRGYGLIQRDREFNHYQDLNAAYERRPTLWVEPVGDWGFGHIELINIPTDQEIHDNIVAFWCPKDALPVGVPQTYEYKLLWYEGGFTHPPLGYVEATRAGDAGNGGQRFVIDFMSKALNLLLPPSKVEGVVTCGEGAVVSEQQVEKNEHTGGWRLSFVVSPDQAPSALEKVLPKRKPPIDLRAFLKINDITLTETWNYAYRP from the coding sequence ATGTTACATACCGTACGTTTGCCCAAGCACGCGCTTTGGCGTTTATTTCTTCTTCCGGCCCTGATCCTGCTCGCTCAGGCCTGGCCCGGAATCGTCCACGCGGAAACAGCCCCAGCCGAGGAACCTCAGGGGTTTACCCGCCAGGTAGTCGTTGAAAAAGCCAGGGAACTAAGCCAGGCACCTTTCAATCCGACTCAGGGCGAAGTGCCCCAGGCCTTGCTCAATTTAAATGATGCGGCCTGGCACGACATCACCTACCGCCCGGAAAAATCCCTATGGCAAAAGGAGAACCTGCCCTTCCAGGTGCAGTTTTTCCATCCAGGCCTCCTCTATGACCGCCTTGTGGACGTCAACATCGTAGACAAGGGAGCGGTGGAACCCGTCGCCTTTGATCTGTCCATGTTCGACTACGGCAACAACCACACCCTGCCGGAGCAGATCCCTCCCCAGTTCGGATTCGCCGGATTCAGCATCGAAGGATGGGGAAAGAAATCAAAACAATTCCATGAAGTCGCCTCCTTTTTGGGTGCGAGCTACTTTCGGGCCATTGCCACAGACCAGGTCTATGGTCTGTCTGCACGGGGTTTGGCGGTGGACACGGCTATGCCCGACGGCGAGGAGTTCCCCTATTTCAAGGAATTCTGGATCGAAAAACCGGTCAAAAAGAGCGCAAGCCTGACGGTGCATGCCCTGCTGGACAGCAAAAGTCTGACCGGGGCCTATACCTTTGTCATAACGGACGGCAAGACAACCTCCATGGACGTCACCGCCACTCTGTTTCTGCGCGTGCCGGTGGCCAAGATAGGCATCGCTCCGCTGACCAGCATGTTCCTGTTCGGCGAGAATACCGATCAGCGCAAAGTTCGGGATTTCAGACCCGAGGTCCACAACTCGGACGGGCTGCTGATCAAAAACGACTCGGGTGAATGGTTCTGGCGGCCCCTGGACAATCCCGAAAGCCTGGACATCAACGCCTTCAAGGCGGACAACGTGCGCGGCTACGGCCTGATCCAACGCGACCGCGAGTTCAACCACTACCAGGACCTCAACGCTGCCTACGAGCGCCGCCCGACCTTGTGGGTGGAACCCGTTGGCGACTGGGGATTCGGCCACATCGAGCTGATCAACATTCCCACGGACCAGGAAATTCACGACAATATCGTGGCCTTCTGGTGCCCCAAGGACGCCTTGCCTGTGGGCGTTCCGCAGACCTACGAATACAAGCTGCTGTGGTACGAAGGCGGCTTCACCCACCCGCCGCTGGGCTATGTGGAGGCCACACGCGCCGGTGACGCCGGGAACGGCGGACAGCGTTTCGTCATCGATTTCATGAGCAAGGCTCTGAACCTCCTCCTGCCCCCATCCAAGGTCGAGGGTGTGGTCACCTGCGGCGAAGGCGCTGTCGTGTCCGAACAACAGGTGGAAAAGAACGAGCACACCGGAGGCTGGCGTTTGTCCTTCGTGGTCAGCCCTGACCAGGCGCCTTCGGCTCTGGAAAAGGTTCTGCCCAAGCGCAAGCCGCCCATCGACCTGCGCGCGTTCCTCAAAATCAACGACATCACCCTGACGGAAACCTGGAACTATGCTTACCGCCCCTGA
- a CDS encoding response regulator transcription factor, protein MKNNGPVLIIDDDQKLRELVVEYLEEYDFSTATLPSGMKAVETIRSLNPSVIILDVMMPGKDGLEVLRDIRTEFVTPVIMLTAKGEDTDRIVGLELGADDYMAKPFNPRELLARIKAVLRRVETCGERRADAEAVRAGGLILNISRQILIVDRDEIELAPTEFRLLKALMTHSDRALTRDELMDMVWDKDFAAYDRSIDVHISKLRSQLKPYTAHSKRIRTVWGTGYMFVGE, encoded by the coding sequence ATGAAGAACAACGGCCCGGTGCTGATCATCGACGACGACCAGAAGCTGCGCGAATTGGTGGTGGAATACCTGGAAGAGTACGACTTCTCCACGGCCACCCTGCCCTCGGGCATGAAAGCGGTTGAAACCATCCGCTCGCTCAACCCTAGCGTGATCATCCTGGACGTGATGATGCCGGGCAAGGACGGGCTTGAAGTCCTGCGTGACATCCGTACCGAATTCGTCACCCCGGTGATCATGCTTACGGCCAAGGGTGAGGACACGGATCGCATCGTCGGGCTCGAACTCGGAGCCGACGACTACATGGCCAAACCGTTCAACCCGCGAGAACTGCTGGCCCGAATCAAGGCGGTGCTTCGACGGGTGGAGACCTGCGGTGAACGCCGGGCCGACGCCGAGGCTGTCCGCGCGGGCGGACTCATACTCAACATCTCCCGCCAGATACTGATTGTTGACCGCGACGAGATCGAACTGGCCCCTACCGAATTCCGCCTGCTCAAGGCGTTGATGACCCATTCGGACCGCGCCCTTACCAGAGACGAACTCATGGACATGGTCTGGGACAAGGACTTTGCGGCCTACGATCGATCCATCGACGTACATATTTCCAAACTGCGCTCCCAGCTCAAGCCATACACCGCTCACTCCAAACGGATTCGGACCGTATGGGGTACGGGCTACATGTTCGTGGGTGAATGA